In Deinococcus puniceus, one genomic interval encodes:
- a CDS encoding putative bifunctional diguanylate cyclase/phosphodiesterase: MRPIASPLSQYIKWGLGTALVIYFMHLSRVMGLWTLPETASPLNGFLYVPVLLGTAASMWGVAPRTAQPGVWRLLALGTLLWGVGQIIFASLQLFTGMFSLADPFFLALPVCFLLAFLKLERQQPSLVGQAAWLDVAALVVSVGAYLWYFLLAAQLLNSSNSLLSNIVTAAYPLSDLLLLTLLLARAWRGAAHRGKGTTRRIDWRHPDWSWTLALGMACFIAADLGYSFLTLQNAYTGQQWPDTLWPLATLLFAGAAVQASMMQAKVVQASLSSRIAPPPTPTLPPRMGLRTLIAPYAALGGSFALLLTLQELRSAQAQGVLVATFVVALLVAARQTLALRELQSQQAKLEESRTLLHHQAHHDPLTGLGNRAQFDALLPHLLAKGDPVGVLFIDLDDFKFVNDALGHRMGDELLREVAGRLQRAAGANTEHSRTHCIRFGGDEFLVLITPASTELLQDLGARLLDALRDPVLLAGQTLHVTACLGGVLSGPDAQSAEALLRRADLAMYAAKRSGKNAVRLYSPVRDDHGAARRVLLETRLRGALERGEFRLFYQPQQERGGQIRRFEALLRWDDAELGSVSPSEFIPVAEDAGLMIDIGQWVVEEACRQLAEWRQTQPERRVAINIDPPHLMRPDFLPRLQATLTRYALPGTALELEVTERLLIADDDQARETLRALLDLGVDVAIDDFGVGQSSLAALLRLPITTLKIDRAFVSELGPSERGQEANYGLHGQQAAYKVVQAVVALGAALGLRVVAEGVETPAQARAVWVLGCDAIQGYLVGRAVPPEQIPVPLGVPQPSLTEPLPLLSDNGWGKSG, encoded by the coding sequence ATGCGGCCTATAGCCTCCCCCCTCTCCCAATACATCAAATGGGGTTTAGGCACGGCTCTAGTGATTTACTTCATGCATCTGAGCCGGGTCATGGGACTGTGGACGCTGCCTGAAACGGCGTCTCCCCTGAATGGCTTTTTGTATGTTCCCGTGCTGTTGGGCACCGCAGCGAGCATGTGGGGGGTGGCCCCGCGCACCGCACAACCCGGTGTGTGGCGGCTGCTGGCGCTGGGCACGCTGCTGTGGGGCGTCGGGCAGATTATTTTTGCCTCGCTGCAGCTGTTCACGGGGATGTTCTCGCTGGCCGATCCGTTTTTTCTGGCACTCCCCGTCTGTTTTTTGCTGGCTTTCCTGAAGCTGGAGCGCCAGCAGCCCTCCTTGGTGGGGCAGGCGGCGTGGCTGGATGTGGCCGCGCTGGTGGTCAGTGTGGGCGCGTACCTGTGGTATTTCCTGCTGGCCGCGCAACTGCTGAATTCCAGCAATTCCCTGCTGTCCAACATCGTCACGGCGGCCTATCCGCTCTCTGACCTGCTGCTGCTGACCCTGCTGCTGGCGCGGGCATGGCGCGGCGCGGCCCACCGGGGAAAGGGAACCACACGCCGAATCGACTGGAGACACCCCGACTGGAGTTGGACGCTGGCACTGGGTATGGCCTGCTTTATCGCCGCCGATCTGGGCTACAGCTTCCTGACCCTCCAGAATGCCTACACCGGGCAGCAGTGGCCCGACACCCTCTGGCCGCTGGCGACGCTGCTGTTTGCGGGCGCAGCGGTGCAGGCGAGCATGATGCAGGCCAAGGTGGTGCAGGCCAGCCTGTCTTCCAGAATTGCCCCACCGCCCACGCCGACTCTCCCGCCTCGCATGGGCCTGCGTACCCTGATTGCCCCTTACGCCGCGCTAGGCGGTAGTTTTGCGCTGCTGCTGACCTTGCAGGAGTTGCGTTCGGCTCAGGCTCAGGGCGTGTTGGTAGCGACGTTCGTGGTGGCGCTGTTGGTGGCGGCCCGCCAGACGCTGGCGCTGCGGGAACTGCAAAGCCAGCAGGCCAAACTGGAAGAAAGCCGCACGCTGCTGCACCATCAGGCGCATCATGATCCCCTGACCGGGCTGGGCAACCGCGCCCAGTTCGACGCGCTGCTGCCGCACCTGCTGGCCAAGGGCGACCCGGTTGGCGTGCTGTTCATAGACCTCGATGATTTCAAGTTCGTGAACGACGCCCTCGGCCACCGCATGGGCGACGAGTTGCTGAGGGAAGTCGCGGGGCGGTTGCAACGGGCGGCGGGGGCAAACACCGAGCACAGCCGGACGCACTGCATCCGCTTCGGCGGCGATGAGTTTCTGGTGCTGATCACGCCTGCCAGCACCGAACTGTTGCAGGACTTGGGCGCACGGCTGCTGGACGCCCTACGCGATCCGGTACTTCTGGCGGGCCAGACGCTGCATGTCACGGCCTGCTTGGGCGGCGTGCTGTCGGGGCCGGATGCACAGAGCGCCGAAGCCCTGCTGCGCCGCGCCGATCTGGCGATGTACGCGGCCAAACGCAGCGGCAAGAACGCGGTGCGCCTGTACTCGCCCGTGCGCGATGACCACGGTGCGGCGCGGCGGGTGCTGCTGGAAACGCGGCTGCGGGGCGCACTCGAACGCGGGGAATTCCGGCTGTTCTATCAGCCTCAGCAGGAGCGGGGCGGGCAGATCCGGCGCTTCGAAGCCCTGCTGCGCTGGGACGACGCCGAACTGGGCAGCGTGTCGCCGTCCGAATTTATTCCGGTGGCCGAAGACGCGGGCCTGATGATCGACATCGGGCAATGGGTCGTAGAAGAAGCGTGCCGCCAACTGGCCGAATGGCGGCAGACCCAACCCGAACGCCGAGTGGCGATCAATATCGACCCACCGCACCTGATGCGCCCGGACTTCTTGCCCCGCCTACAGGCCACCCTGACCCGCTACGCCCTGCCCGGTACGGCGCTGGAACTGGAAGTCACCGAGCGCCTGCTGATTGCCGACGACGATCAGGCCAGAGAAACCCTGCGGGCGCTGCTGGACTTGGGCGTCGACGTGGCTATAGACGACTTTGGCGTAGGGCAGTCCTCGCTGGCGGCCTTGCTGCGCCTGCCGATCACCACCCTCAAAATTGACCGGGCCTTCGTGTCGGAACTGGGGCCATCTGAACGGGGGCAGGAGGCGAACTATGGGCTGCACGGCCAGCAGGCGGCCTACAAGGTGGTGCAGGCAGTGGTGGCGCTGGGCGCGGCGCTGGGCCTGCGCGTGGTGGCCGAGGGCGTAGAAACCCCGGCACAGGCGCGGGCCGTGTGGGTGCTGGGCTGCGACGCCATTCAGGGCTATCTGGTGGGCCGCGCCGTGCCGCCCGAGCAGATTCCGGTGCCGCTGGGAGTGCCGCAGCCCAGTCTGACAGAGCCGCTGCCCCTCCTTTCGGACAACGGTTGGGGCAAATCGGGGTAG
- the glyA gene encoding serine hydroxymethyltransferase, translated as MTTAEPTAPAVSSAAPSATAHQTVDHDSAIFDLIAQEGERQRIGIELIASENFASAAVRAAQGSVLTNKYAEGYPGKRWYGGCEVVDQVERLAIERVKELFGAAWANVQPHSGSSANLAIYNALIEPGDTVLGMDLSHGGHLTHGNPVNFSGLRYKIVGYKVNPETELIDMEEVRRLAHEHQPKMIIAGASAYSRVIDFAAFRVIADEVGAILFADVAHIAGLIAAGVHPNALPHAHVVASTTHKTLRGPRGGVILSNDPELGAKIDRAVFPGYQGGPLEHVIAAKAVAFREALQPEFKTYAAQIVKNAQALATAFQSLGYRVVSGGTDNHLLVLDIRPNGLNGTKATKLLDANHITISKSTLPYDSEKILHGGGIRLGTPAVTTRGMNEADMHTIAGLIDRALKGEDVKAEVHAFAGGFPLP; from the coding sequence ATGACGACTGCCGAACCGACTGCCCCCGCCGTGAGTAGCGCGGCTCCGAGCGCCACCGCCCACCAGACCGTCGATCACGATTCGGCCATTTTTGACCTGATCGCGCAGGAAGGCGAGCGCCAGCGCATAGGCATCGAGCTGATCGCCTCCGAGAACTTTGCCAGCGCCGCAGTGCGGGCTGCGCAGGGCAGCGTGCTGACCAACAAATACGCGGAAGGCTACCCCGGCAAACGCTGGTACGGCGGCTGCGAAGTGGTAGATCAGGTAGAGCGGTTGGCCATCGAGCGCGTGAAGGAACTGTTTGGCGCGGCGTGGGCCAACGTGCAGCCGCATTCGGGCAGCAGCGCCAACCTCGCCATCTACAACGCGCTCATCGAACCCGGCGATACCGTGCTGGGCATGGATTTGTCGCACGGCGGACACCTGACGCACGGCAACCCGGTGAATTTTAGTGGCCTGCGGTACAAGATCGTGGGCTACAAGGTGAACCCCGAAACCGAACTGATCGACATGGAAGAAGTGCGCCGCCTCGCACACGAGCACCAGCCCAAAATGATCATTGCCGGAGCCAGTGCCTACAGCCGCGTTATTGATTTCGCGGCCTTCCGCGTCATTGCCGATGAAGTGGGCGCGATCCTGTTTGCCGACGTGGCGCACATTGCCGGACTGATCGCGGCGGGCGTGCATCCCAACGCGCTGCCCCACGCGCATGTAGTCGCCAGCACCACACACAAAACCCTGCGTGGGCCACGCGGCGGCGTGATTCTCAGCAACGACCCCGAACTGGGCGCGAAGATTGACCGGGCCGTGTTTCCCGGCTATCAGGGCGGGCCGCTGGAGCATGTGATCGCCGCCAAAGCCGTCGCCTTCCGCGAAGCCTTGCAGCCTGAATTTAAGACCTACGCCGCGCAGATCGTGAAGAACGCGCAGGCGCTCGCCACAGCCTTTCAGAGCCTCGGCTACCGCGTGGTGTCGGGCGGCACCGACAACCATCTGCTGGTGCTTGACATTCGCCCCAACGGCCTGAACGGCACCAAGGCCACCAAGTTGCTGGACGCCAACCACATCACCATCAGCAAATCCACGCTGCCCTACGACTCCGAGAAGATTCTGCACGGCGGCGGCATTCGCCTCGGCACGCCCGCCGTGACCACGCGCGGCATGAACGAGGCCGACATGCACACCATCGCCGGACTGATTGACCGCGCCCTGAAGGGTGAAGACGTGAAGGCCGAAGTCCACGCCTTTGCTGGCGGCTTCCCGCTGCCCTGA
- a CDS encoding HD-GYP domain-containing protein has protein sequence MTGALSLSDDSPGDPPTPLLIPAEPLPLQPLSLGDLTLHLTQLGLTAPDLGSAMSPVLNVLVERTSAVGAGYFQLRDATLTYHARAASGVMPQGAAMDALLAHGLPHHLPLVQALETATGPLFFNDTRLQPQSAGFPDLGVFALTAAPIRNRAGVLVGALLSHVFEAHLWTPYERQTLGTIMGLVALLAARLDAEEREQAAHESALRALGLMLEARDAETQGHTDRVTALAGRLGQRLGLSGPELRDLRWGAYLHDIGKMAIPDVILHHPGALDAEARAQMQLHVQQGAELAGQLSFLPRSAHDVIMAHHECWDGSGYPHGLSGTDIPLPARIFAACDVYDALTSARPYKRAWSHAEAVAHLVTARGSHFDAVVIDALLAVLDEDQAGLGAVGD, from the coding sequence ATGACTGGCGCTCTCTCGCTCTCCGACGACTCCCCCGGCGACCCACCCACTCCGCTGCTGATTCCGGCTGAACCCCTGCCTCTGCAACCGCTGAGTTTGGGCGACCTGACCCTGCACCTCACGCAGTTGGGCCTGACTGCCCCCGATTTGGGCAGCGCCATGAGTCCGGTGCTGAATGTGCTGGTGGAGCGCACTTCGGCGGTGGGGGCCGGATATTTTCAGTTGCGCGACGCCACGCTGACCTACCACGCCCGCGCCGCGAGTGGCGTGATGCCGCAAGGGGCGGCGATGGACGCGCTGCTGGCGCACGGATTGCCTCACCACCTGCCACTGGTGCAGGCGCTGGAAACGGCCACTGGGCCACTGTTTTTTAACGATACCCGCCTGCAACCACAGTCTGCGGGCTTTCCAGATTTGGGCGTGTTCGCCCTGACCGCCGCGCCCATTCGCAACCGCGCGGGCGTGTTGGTGGGGGCGCTGCTGTCGCATGTGTTCGAGGCCCACCTGTGGACACCCTACGAACGCCAGACCTTAGGCACGATTATGGGATTGGTGGCGCTGCTGGCCGCCCGCCTAGACGCCGAAGAACGCGAGCAGGCCGCCCACGAAAGCGCCTTGCGTGCGCTGGGGCTGATGTTGGAAGCGCGGGACGCCGAAACGCAGGGCCATACAGACCGCGTGACCGCACTGGCGGGGCGCTTGGGCCAACGCCTCGGCCTGAGTGGGCCGGAACTGCGTGACCTGCGCTGGGGAGCCTACCTGCACGACATCGGCAAAATGGCGATTCCAGACGTGATTTTGCACCATCCCGGTGCACTGGACGCCGAAGCCCGCGCCCAAATGCAGCTGCATGTTCAGCAAGGCGCGGAACTGGCCGGGCAACTCAGCTTTTTGCCCCGCAGCGCCCACGACGTCATCATGGCCCACCACGAATGTTGGGACGGTAGCGGCTATCCACATGGACTGAGCGGCACGGATATTCCCTTGCCCGCCCGGATTTTTGCCGCCTGTGACGTGTATGACGCCCTGACCAGCGCCCGCCCCTACAAACGCGCATGGAGCCACGCCGAAGCAGTAGCCCACTTGGTCACGGCACGCGGCAGCCACTTCGACGCAGTGGTGATAGACGCGCTGCTGGCTGTACTGGACGAAGATCAGGCGGGATTGGGGGCGGTGGGAGATTGA
- the queG gene encoding tRNA epoxyqueuosine(34) reductase QueG: MLSAAPTSAAETLADLASALGADAVGWAAARVPASAVAEYAGWLGAGKHAGMGYLERQLPARADPASRLEGVGSVLVLGVSHAFAPPPVPSDGVRLGRVARYAWTPDYHDQLQPLLTRLEQEAARLGVRARGYVDHGPIMERLFAAGAFLGWRGKSGMTVSTRLGAFVTLAVLLTDLPWETEAAAHPDRCGRCTRCISACPTAAIGDDRTIDARRCVSYLTIEHRGALPHEWRAGVGDWLLGCDVCSEVCPWSAKAGPLARLLEPQARLAFPDLTRFFGVSERQFEREWAGTALLRPRRKGMARNALTVLGNLPADHEGREQARPLLLAGTQDPVWEVREAAAWALGRWGEADLLSPLLADPHEAVRDTAAQALAGVL; this comes from the coding sequence ATGCTTTCCGCTGCCCCCACCTCTGCTGCCGAAACCTTGGCCGACCTCGCCTCCGCGCTGGGAGCCGACGCGGTGGGCTGGGCGGCGGCACGGGTTCCAGCGTCGGCGGTGGCTGAGTATGCCGGGTGGCTGGGTGCAGGCAAGCACGCCGGGATGGGCTACCTAGAGCGGCAACTGCCCGCCCGCGCCGACCCCGCCAGCCGCTTAGAGGGTGTGGGCAGCGTGCTGGTGCTGGGTGTCTCTCATGCCTTTGCCCCCCCGCCTGTGCCGAGTGACGGCGTGCGGTTGGGGCGCGTGGCCCGCTACGCTTGGACGCCCGATTACCACGACCAGTTGCAGCCCTTGCTGACCCGGCTAGAGCAGGAAGCGGCGCGGCTGGGCGTGCGGGCGCGGGGGTACGTGGATCACGGCCCTATCATGGAGCGGCTCTTTGCGGCGGGCGCTTTTTTGGGCTGGCGCGGCAAATCGGGCATGACGGTCAGCACGCGGCTCGGAGCGTTCGTGACGCTGGCGGTACTCCTCACCGACTTGCCTTGGGAAACCGAAGCAGCGGCCCACCCTGACCGCTGTGGCCGCTGCACCCGCTGCATTTCGGCCTGCCCAACGGCGGCCATTGGCGATGACCGCACCATAGATGCGCGGCGTTGCGTGTCATATCTGACCATAGAACACCGGGGGGCGCTGCCGCACGAGTGGCGTGCCGGAGTCGGAGACTGGCTGCTGGGCTGCGACGTGTGCAGCGAAGTGTGCCCTTGGAGCGCCAAAGCTGGCCCGCTGGCCCGGCTGTTGGAACCTCAGGCGCGGCTGGCCTTCCCCGACCTGACTCGGTTTTTTGGAGTCAGTGAGCGGCAATTTGAACGGGAATGGGCCGGAACTGCTCTGCTTCGCCCTCGCCGCAAAGGCATGGCCCGCAACGCCCTGACGGTGCTGGGCAACCTGCCCGCCGACCATGAGGGCCGCGAACAAGCCCGCCCACTGCTGCTGGCCGGAACCCAAGACCCCGTATGGGAAGTGCGCGAAGCGGCAGCGTGGGCACTGGGACGCTGGGGCGAAGCTGACCTCCTCTCTCCCCTGCTGGCCGACCCCCATGAAGCGGTTCGGGATACAGCGGCACAGGCTTTGGCAGGAGTGCTCTAG
- a CDS encoding nuclear transport factor 2 family protein: protein MTQADSTQNQTPSNLTEQFMQALQTIEQTGDVEPLVALFAEGSSLRNLTTHTWTGQDGAREFWTAYLSNFETIRSEFTHHLEAAGTGLMEWEATGQLKGGSDLAYRGVSIIEIDGDKVSAFRTYYDSAAFVNTGVAEVRSE, encoded by the coding sequence ATGACCCAAGCCGATTCCACCCAAAACCAGACTCCCAGCAACCTGACCGAGCAGTTTATGCAGGCGCTCCAGACGATTGAACAAACGGGCGACGTAGAACCGTTGGTGGCCCTCTTCGCCGAAGGCTCCAGCCTGAGGAACCTGACGACCCACACGTGGACAGGGCAAGACGGCGCACGCGAATTCTGGACGGCCTACCTGTCCAACTTTGAGACTATTCGCAGCGAATTTACGCACCACCTAGAGGCAGCCGGCACTGGCCTGATGGAATGGGAAGCCACCGGACAACTGAAGGGCGGCTCCGATCTGGCCTACCGGGGCGTCAGCATCATCGAGATCGACGGCGATAAGGTCAGCGCCTTCCGCACCTACTACGATTCGGCGGCGTTCGTGAATACAGGCGTGGCCGAGGTTCGCTCCGAATAA
- a CDS encoding glutaminyl-peptide cyclotransferase, whose amino-acid sequence MRSRLLLSLLCLTSVAAPAPALPLSPSVRTPLLTPRVTARFPHDRAAFTQGLQYLGGGVLLESTGQVGESGVRRVDLKTGRVQASVATPLAQAFGEGSTVLGSVAYHITWQSGVAFAFDATTLRETGRYRYTGEGWGLTNDGKHLIMSSGSAALVWRDPKTFAIKRSVTVTDQGQPVRNLNELEYVQGSVYANVWLTDRIAKIDPATGKVMAWIDVSNLTREASTTAARTGKPLTFDDVPNGIAFIPERGTLLLTGKRWPTLFEVKLPGLKVEAGVTGRGAVGR is encoded by the coding sequence GTGCGCTCCCGCCTTCTGCTCTCCTTGCTGTGCCTGACCAGTGTCGCTGCCCCGGCCCCCGCCCTTCCCCTCTCTCCATCGGTGCGCACTCCGTTGCTGACGCCCAGAGTCACGGCGCGTTTTCCGCATGACCGGGCGGCCTTTACACAGGGACTCCAGTATCTGGGCGGCGGCGTCTTGCTGGAAAGCACTGGGCAGGTAGGAGAATCGGGTGTGCGCCGGGTCGACCTGAAAACAGGCCGCGTACAAGCCAGCGTAGCGACGCCGCTGGCACAGGCATTTGGCGAAGGCTCTACCGTGCTGGGCAGCGTGGCCTACCACATCACTTGGCAAAGTGGCGTGGCGTTCGCTTTCGACGCCACTACCTTGCGCGAGACGGGCCGCTACCGCTACACGGGCGAAGGCTGGGGCCTGACCAACGACGGCAAGCACCTGATCATGAGCAGCGGCAGCGCGGCGTTGGTCTGGCGCGATCCCAAAACCTTCGCCATCAAGCGCAGCGTCACCGTGACCGATCAGGGTCAGCCTGTACGCAACCTGAACGAGCTTGAATACGTGCAGGGCAGCGTGTACGCCAACGTGTGGCTCACAGACCGGATTGCCAAGATCGACCCGGCCACTGGGAAGGTCATGGCATGGATTGACGTATCGAACCTGACACGTGAGGCCAGCACCACCGCCGCACGCACAGGCAAACCTCTGACCTTCGACGACGTGCCCAACGGCATCGCCTTCATTCCAGAACGCGGCACGCTGCTGCTGACAGGCAAACGCTGGCCCACGCTGTTTGAAGTGAAATTGCCGGGCCTGAAGGTGGAAGCGGGCGTGACTGGGCGGGGAGCAGTAGGGCGCTAG
- the tmk gene encoding dTMP kinase, with the protein MAIPAPADWPVSPESRGLFITFEGPEGAGKTTQIARLVEQLEGAGVAHILTREPGGTPLGTRIRQVVLLEPDLQVDPLPEFLLYSASRAQLVGQIIRPALARGEVVVCDRYADSSLAYQGAGRGLDAGLLAQITQAATGGLKPDLTFLLDLDPAIGLARAATRGEPDRLERADLAFHQRVRAGFLALAQQEPGRFHVLDGTQEPDDLAGQIWAVVENKLRMGQAEAHASSSG; encoded by the coding sequence GTGGCAATTCCTGCACCTGCCGACTGGCCTGTGAGTCCTGAATCTCGCGGCCTGTTCATCACCTTCGAGGGGCCGGAAGGGGCGGGCAAAACCACCCAGATTGCGCGGCTGGTGGAGCAGTTGGAAGGCGCTGGCGTGGCCCACATTCTGACCCGCGAACCGGGCGGCACACCGCTGGGCACGCGGATTCGGCAAGTGGTGCTGCTAGAGCCTGACTTGCAAGTCGATCCGCTGCCCGAATTCTTACTGTATTCGGCCAGCCGTGCCCAACTGGTGGGCCAAATCATCCGGCCCGCACTGGCACGCGGGGAAGTGGTGGTCTGTGACCGCTACGCCGATTCCAGTCTGGCCTATCAGGGGGCGGGGCGGGGGCTGGATGCGGGCTTGCTGGCCCAGATCACGCAAGCAGCCACCGGAGGCCTGAAACCCGATTTGACCTTTCTGCTCGATCTCGATCCCGCGATTGGGCTGGCCCGCGCGGCCACACGCGGCGAACCTGACCGTTTGGAACGCGCCGACTTGGCTTTTCACCAACGGGTACGGGCAGGCTTTCTGGCACTGGCTCAGCAGGAACCGGGGCGGTTTCACGTACTGGACGGCACACAAGAACCGGATGACTTGGCAGGGCAAATTTGGGCAGTCGTGGAAAACAAGTTGAGAATGGGGCAGGCCGAGGCGCACGCCTCAAGCAGTGGCTAG
- a CDS encoding Nif3-like dinuclear metal center hexameric protein — protein sequence MTDLSPASTSAQPVRGEVPRDVLVRWLNEYLNVGALPDPSMNGLQIEGTDMIRRVAASVDTSARSLQEAADSGADILLVHHGLFWGEALPITGPHRLRVRTALMADLNLYAAHIPLDAHPEVGNNAMMARALTLQNTEPFGDWQGHKIGLAGELPFVQSLQDFADRVQKLTGEICLVHGGGIPHVHRLGIVSGSGAGAVAEAAAMGLDTLLTGEPEHKYFHDSFEYGVNVVYAGHYETEVFGVRALAARLEDEFGLPWQFLHLPTGL from the coding sequence ATGACCGATCTTTCTCCTGCCTCCACATCTGCCCAGCCCGTGCGGGGCGAAGTGCCGCGCGACGTGCTGGTGCGCTGGCTGAACGAGTACCTGAACGTGGGCGCACTCCCTGACCCCAGCATGAACGGCCTGCAAATCGAGGGCACCGACATGATCCGGCGCGTGGCCGCCAGCGTGGACACCAGCGCCCGCTCTTTGCAGGAAGCCGCCGACAGTGGCGCAGACATCCTGCTCGTGCATCACGGGCTGTTCTGGGGCGAGGCGCTCCCCATTACCGGGCCACACCGCCTGCGCGTCCGCACGGCACTCATGGCCGATCTGAACCTCTACGCCGCCCACATTCCGCTGGACGCCCACCCCGAAGTGGGCAACAACGCCATGATGGCCCGCGCCCTGACCCTGCAAAACACGGAGCCTTTTGGCGACTGGCAGGGCCACAAGATCGGTTTGGCGGGAGAATTGCCCTTTGTGCAGAGCCTTCAGGACTTTGCAGACCGGGTGCAGAAGTTGACCGGGGAAATCTGTCTGGTACACGGCGGCGGCATTCCGCACGTCCACCGCCTCGGCATCGTCAGTGGCAGCGGCGCGGGCGCAGTGGCCGAGGCCGCCGCGATGGGCCTCGATACCCTGCTGACTGGAGAACCCGAACACAAGTACTTTCATGATTCTTTTGAGTACGGCGTGAACGTGGTCTATGCCGGACATTACGAAACCGAAGTCTTCGGCGTGCGTGCGCTGGCCGCCCGCCTAGAGGATGAATTCGGCTTGCCGTGGCAATTCCTGCACCTGCCGACTGGCCTGTGA
- the rlmB gene encoding 23S rRNA (guanosine(2251)-2'-O)-methyltransferase RlmB: protein MLLYGRNPVLEAIADGRVHEVLVARGVEESFIRELKELDVVVRFTSRIEMDQMVGTTQHQGVVAEVEDLKWASVDDIFDRAESRGEPLLIVLLDGITDPRNFGAIIRSAEVLGAHGVVVEERRSAPLSPVVAKTAAGAVAYLPVAQTKNLPRFIDSLKEDNVWVYGAAGEAAQDIGRTDFSGKLALVIGAEGEGLRRLVREKCDVLVKIPTTGRVQSLNASVAAGILLYEATRNRGGKG, encoded by the coding sequence ATGTTGCTGTACGGGCGGAATCCGGTGCTGGAAGCCATCGCAGATGGGCGCGTTCATGAGGTGTTGGTGGCGCGGGGCGTAGAAGAATCGTTTATCAGGGAACTCAAGGAATTAGACGTGGTGGTGCGCTTTACCTCGCGTATAGAGATGGATCAGATGGTGGGCACGACGCAGCATCAGGGCGTGGTGGCCGAAGTGGAAGACCTGAAATGGGCCAGCGTAGACGACATTTTTGACCGGGCCGAATCGCGGGGCGAACCCCTGTTGATCGTGTTGCTGGACGGCATTACCGATCCACGCAACTTTGGGGCCATCATCCGTTCGGCGGAGGTCTTGGGCGCACACGGCGTGGTGGTAGAGGAGCGACGAAGTGCGCCCCTGTCGCCTGTTGTGGCGAAAACAGCGGCGGGCGCGGTGGCTTATTTGCCTGTAGCGCAGACCAAAAACCTGCCGCGTTTCATAGATTCCCTGAAAGAAGACAACGTGTGGGTGTACGGCGCAGCGGGCGAGGCCGCGCAGGACATTGGCCGCACCGATTTTTCGGGCAAATTGGCGCTTGTCATCGGGGCCGAGGGCGAAGGCCTGCGCCGTCTGGTGCGCGAAAAGTGTGACGTGCTGGTCAAGATTCCCACCACTGGGCGCGTACAAAGCCTGAATGCATCGGTAGCGGCGGGCATTTTGCTGTATGAGGCGACGCGCAACCGGGGCGGCAAGGGGTGA
- a CDS encoding aldose 1-epimerase, translating to MSAPAKWQVQTISSPALTLEILPDVGASILNLRAASGRPVMRRVPLEAVQTSSQCACFALLPYSNRIRDARFEFGGQTVQLKPNTKDGLSQHGDVRNRPWTVTRASDSHLICDFDSRDVADLNWPWAFTGRMEYRLHGPHLDISVTLTNVDSRPMPAAEMPAGMGLHPYFARTQDGLEPLLTFDAALTYDTDERHLPTGGARPVQPAEDFRTPTAVGTQTLDRVYTGWDGIARLDWPSENSPRRALILTADNVFSHLVVFTAPDGSLALEPVSHATDAFNLAVRCIGGTDMKTLQPGQSLAGALRVTVEGEW from the coding sequence GTGAGCGCTCCCGCCAAGTGGCAAGTCCAAACTATCTCTAGCCCTGCCCTGACCCTCGAAATCTTGCCCGACGTGGGGGCCAGCATCCTGAACTTGCGTGCCGCGTCGGGCCGCCCGGTGATGCGCCGCGTACCACTGGAAGCTGTGCAGACCAGCAGCCAATGCGCCTGCTTTGCGCTGCTGCCCTACAGCAACCGGATTCGGGACGCCCGCTTTGAATTTGGGGGCCAAACCGTACAGTTGAAGCCCAATACCAAAGACGGCCTGTCTCAGCACGGCGACGTGAGAAACCGCCCGTGGACGGTCACGCGGGCGAGCGATTCCCACCTGATCTGCGACTTCGACAGCCGGGACGTGGCTGATCTGAACTGGCCTTGGGCCTTCACCGGGCGCATGGAATACCGCTTGCACGGGCCGCATTTGGATATCAGCGTGACCCTGACCAACGTGGATTCGCGGCCTATGCCTGCCGCTGAAATGCCCGCTGGCATGGGCCTGCATCCCTATTTTGCCCGCACCCAAGATGGCTTAGAGCCGCTGCTGACCTTTGATGCGGCGCTGACCTATGACACCGACGAACGCCATTTGCCCACGGGCGGCGCGAGGCCCGTACAGCCTGCCGAGGATTTCCGCACACCCACCGCCGTTGGCACGCAGACGCTAGACCGTGTGTATACCGGGTGGGACGGCATCGCCCGCCTAGATTGGCCGTCAGAAAATAGCCCCCGCCGCGCCCTGATCCTCACCGCCGACAACGTGTTTTCGCATCTGGTGGTGTTCACGGCCCCAGACGGAAGCCTTGCCCTCGAACCCGTGTCGCACGCCACCGACGCCTTCAACTTGGCCGTGCGGTGCATTGGCGGCACCGACATGAAAACGCTCCAGCCGGGGCAAAGTCTGGCGGGAGCGCTGCGGGTGACGGTAGAAGGCGAGTGGTGA